DNA from Intestinimonas massiliensis (ex Afouda et al. 2020):
CCTTCATGCCGGAGCGCACCATGCGGTTGACTACATTGCTGCCGCCGCCGCCCACGCCGATCACCTTGATCGTAACGACGGTATCAGGCCCGGTGTCCAATCCAAAAGCCATGCCTGTTCCTCCTATGTAAATATGTCAAAAAACACGGTAAAATCGACTGATTGTGCCGGAAACACCGGCTCAAGCTCAATATCTTGTTATATTGTATCTCTCTTTTCGCCGCAGGTCAAGAGCTACCCGGATATTTCCAAAACTTTTGTGTGCCTTGGGCCTCAGCTATTCCGGGTCGAAGTACCACCTCTCTCCAATATCGCGGGTCAGGTCCAGGGTGCCCCGCTCGTTGTCCTGGATGCTCTCCATGGCCCGCTCCAGTCCCTCCAGCTTGGCTTCCACCTTCTCGTCTACCAGAGGCAGCTTGACGGTAATGCGCCCGTCGTAGAGGAAGGTGAGCCGGGCGGCGGCGGTCAGGTCGATGGCGCCCACCCGGCCCAGCATGGCCCGGTTCTCCATGGCGGTCAGAAGCCGGGTGAGGCTGGACAGCTTGGTCTGCTCCTCCTCCGCCACGGCCAGCTTGGTACCCGCCGTGGGCAGCAGGGCGGTGATGCCGGTGACCTTGGCCAGATCCGGCCGGACGGTGGGGGCGCTCACCTGCTCCAGCAGCTTGCCCCGGGCGTCGATGATCCACCAGCCCTCCCCGCCCTGGACCAGAGCGGCGGGAGCGCATTCGGTGACTGAGATGAGCAGGGTGTCCGGCAGGCTCGGGCGCAGGTTGACGTTGCTGACATAGGGGAGCTGGGTCAGGATACGTTTGACGATCTGGTTCCTGGGCAGCAGGAGGAGATTGTCCCCCTGCTGCACTCCGGTCACGTCGATGATCTCCTGGGCGGTATACTTGCTCTCCCCCGAAACCGCCACGTCGTTGACCCGGAAGAATACGATGCAGCCGGCCACGATGGCCGCCAGAATGAGCACCAGGGACAGGGCTTTATAGAGGAAGCCGAAGCGTCCCCTCCTCCGCCTTGTTCGCTTGCTGCTTCTCCTCGCCGCCATGACTGCCTCCGCATCGTCTCTTTGGTTTCTGCCTCAATATAGCATACAAAGGTGAGAAAATCGTTAAAAATTCCTTACAAAAGGTTCATACGGCTCAGGGAACCCGGACAATATCCGCTCCCAGGCCCCGGAGCGTATCCTCCAGACCGTAGTAGCCCCGATCCATGTGGTGCAGGCCGGTGATCTCGCTGCGGCCCTCCGCCCCCAGGGCGGCCACCACCAGGGCGGCCCCACCCCGCAGGTCGGCGGCCTGGAGCGCAGCGCCATGGAGCCGCTCCACGCCGCACACCACCGCCACCTTGCCCTCCACCCGGATATCCGCCCCCATGCGGGAGAGCTCATCCACATGGCGGTAGCGGCTTTCAAACATGTTTTCCACAAAGACCGTGGTACCTGTTCCCCGGCACAGCGCCGCCATGACGGGCGGCTGGGCGTCGGTGGGAAAGCCGGGATAGGGGGCCGTCCGGATGGGCCGCACGCCCCGCAGGGGCGCCTCCCGGCAGATGTGGATGGAATCGCTGCCGCTGCGGATTCGGCACCCCGCCTCGGTGAGCACGGCGGTGACGGTGGAGAGCTGCCGGTAGTCGGTGCCCAGGAGCTCGGCCTCTCCCCCCGCGGCGGC
Protein-coding regions in this window:
- a CDS encoding cell division protein FtsQ/DivIB, with the protein product MAARRSSKRTRRRRGRFGFLYKALSLVLILAAIVAGCIVFFRVNDVAVSGESKYTAQEIIDVTGVQQGDNLLLLPRNQIVKRILTQLPYVSNVNLRPSLPDTLLISVTECAPAALVQGGEGWWIIDARGKLLEQVSAPTVRPDLAKVTGITALLPTAGTKLAVAEEEQTKLSSLTRLLTAMENRAMLGRVGAIDLTAAARLTFLYDGRITVKLPLVDEKVEAKLEGLERAMESIQDNERGTLDLTRDIGERWYFDPE